The following are encoded together in the Arcticibacterium luteifluviistationis genome:
- a CDS encoding Gfo/Idh/MocA family protein: protein MQKLAILGSGFISEFYASSILGQRSKDEIIIAASRSEESTKKFAEKFNIPEYSTDLNKAINHPDVSIVVIGLPNYLHLETVLACAKAGKGVICTKPLGRNAAEALQMLRAVEKAGIFHGYMEDLVYTPKTLKAIENVKQGSLGRILWAKSRETHPGPHSDWFWDKEKAGGGAILDLACHCIEIGRSFIGKEQKPIEVMCWAATQVKPIDAEDHAIGLVKYANGAIGQFEVSWTFRGGLDIRDEVMGTEGTIWLNHFLRTGFDMFTAPGQSGYVAEKAESDSGWIFPVADENQDLGYNHMFNDMFTAYENKTSPTETFYDGYVVNAIMDAAYLSVKSKKWEAIEIEDWRGEEPDSAASHSLASYNDQYYLLKEEVMPNGGKTLLLKDKKTGEIIRK, encoded by the coding sequence ATGCAAAAATTAGCCATCCTAGGCTCAGGTTTCATTTCAGAATTTTATGCCTCCTCTATTCTAGGACAAAGAAGTAAAGATGAAATAATAATTGCCGCTTCTAGAAGTGAAGAAAGCACTAAGAAGTTTGCCGAAAAATTTAATATCCCAGAATATAGCACCGACCTCAACAAGGCCATAAACCACCCAGATGTAAGCATTGTGGTAATAGGCTTACCAAACTATCTCCACCTAGAAACCGTTTTAGCCTGTGCCAAGGCCGGCAAGGGAGTAATTTGCACTAAACCTCTTGGACGAAACGCAGCAGAGGCCTTACAGATGCTAAGAGCCGTAGAGAAGGCAGGAATCTTCCATGGCTACATGGAAGACCTCGTTTATACCCCTAAAACACTTAAGGCTATTGAAAACGTGAAACAGGGCTCTTTAGGCAGAATACTTTGGGCCAAATCTAGAGAAACACACCCTGGCCCACATAGCGACTGGTTTTGGGACAAAGAAAAAGCTGGTGGAGGGGCCATTCTTGACCTCGCCTGTCACTGCATTGAAATAGGAAGGAGCTTTATTGGCAAAGAACAAAAGCCCATAGAGGTTATGTGCTGGGCTGCCACACAGGTCAAACCAATAGATGCAGAAGACCACGCCATAGGCCTTGTGAAGTATGCTAATGGAGCCATTGGGCAGTTTGAAGTAAGTTGGACTTTTCGTGGCGGACTTGACATTAGAGACGAAGTAATGGGAACAGAAGGTACTATCTGGCTAAACCATTTCCTTAGAACGGGTTTTGATATGTTCACAGCTCCTGGGCAAAGTGGCTATGTAGCCGAAAAAGCAGAATCTGATTCAGGTTGGATTTTTCCTGTGGCAGACGAGAATCAGGACCTTGGATATAACCACATGTTTAACGACATGTTCACCGCCTATGAAAACAAAACTAGCCCCACAGAGACTTTTTACGACGGCTACGTGGTCAATGCCATCATGGACGCCGCCTACCTATCTGTTAAATCTAAAAAATGGGAAGCTATAGAAATTGAAGATTGGCGAGGAGAAGAACCCGACTCAGCCGCAAGTCATAGCCTTGCATCTTACAATGACCAATATTACTTACTCAAAGAAGAGGTCATGCCAAATGGAGGTAAAACACTATTGCTCAAAGACAAAAAGACAGGAGAAATTATTAGAAAGTAG
- the pyrR gene encoding bifunctional pyr operon transcriptional regulator/uracil phosphoribosyltransferase PyrR produces the protein MSKKRLILNQPLLNVILKRLSQEIIENHGDLGDAVIIGLQPRGVYLADRIVGILEEELGTKVLSGSIDATFYRDDFRRRDSILKPNATNINFVVEKKNVILIDDVLATGRMVRAAIDALQAFGRPAKIELLCLIDRSYNRDLPIQPDYTGKKVNTQDTQRVLVEWTEQSFKEDKIWLMDS, from the coding sequence ATGAGTAAAAAGAGATTAATCTTAAATCAACCCTTACTGAATGTAATCCTTAAAAGGCTCTCTCAAGAAATTATTGAGAATCATGGAGACTTAGGGGATGCAGTTATAATAGGTCTACAGCCTAGAGGAGTTTATTTAGCGGACAGAATAGTGGGTATTTTGGAAGAAGAACTAGGTACTAAGGTGCTTAGTGGCTCTATTGATGCTACCTTTTATCGAGATGATTTCCGAAGAAGAGATTCTATTTTAAAGCCGAACGCTACCAATATCAACTTTGTGGTGGAAAAAAAGAATGTCATTTTAATAGATGATGTTTTGGCTACAGGCAGAATGGTAAGAGCGGCTATTGATGCTTTACAGGCTTTTGGCCGCCCAGCCAAAATTGAGCTTCTTTGTTTAATAGATAGAAGTTATAATAGGGATTTGCCTATTCAGCCTGATTACACTGGTAAGAAAGTTAATACACAAGATACGCAAAGAGTATTGGTGGAATGGACAGAGCAGAGCTTTAAAGAAGATAAAATCTGGTTGATGGACTCTTGA
- a CDS encoding SAM-dependent methyltransferase: protein MNSVYLIPTLLSPDSKDAVLPPELIERVKVLNVFFVENIKTARRFISALKIDKIIDDITFHILTKDSEFEETFNLMATLTEDVGILSEAGCPGIADPGALAVEIAHQLDYNVVPLVGPSSILLALMASGFNGQSFAFNGYLPIDSKERAKRIKELERLSHVSGQTQLFMETPYRNRQLFQAILATCNPNTKLTISANLTASDAFSKTKSVGKWKEFKDLDIHKKPAIFGFGS from the coding sequence ATGAATTCAGTATACCTTATTCCTACCTTACTTTCGCCAGACAGCAAAGACGCCGTTTTACCACCTGAGCTTATTGAACGCGTTAAGGTTTTAAATGTCTTCTTTGTAGAAAACATTAAAACAGCAAGGAGGTTTATTTCTGCCCTCAAAATAGACAAGATTATTGATGATATTACTTTTCATATTTTGACAAAGGATTCTGAATTTGAAGAAACTTTTAACCTCATGGCTACCCTAACAGAGGATGTAGGAATATTGTCAGAGGCTGGTTGCCCCGGAATAGCAGACCCAGGAGCATTGGCAGTAGAAATAGCTCATCAGTTAGATTATAATGTAGTGCCGTTAGTTGGCCCCTCCTCTATCTTACTTGCTTTGATGGCCTCTGGTTTTAATGGTCAAAGTTTCGCTTTTAATGGCTACCTACCTATTGACAGCAAAGAAAGGGCTAAAAGAATAAAAGAACTGGAAAGGTTAAGTCATGTTTCGGGTCAAACACAGCTCTTCATGGAAACTCCTTACCGGAACCGTCAACTGTTCCAAGCGATATTGGCAACCTGTAATCCGAATACCAAATTAACCATTTCTGCAAATTTGACAGCATCAGATGCTTTCTCAAAAACCAAAAGTGTAGGAAAATGGAAGGAATTCAAAGATCTTGATATCCATAAGAAACCCGCCATTTTTGGGTTTGGCTCCTAA
- the rodA gene encoding rod shape-determining protein RodA produces the protein MAGEINIKNGVDWITVILYLSLVVVGYLNIYAAVFNPEDPIAFFSLQHNAGRQLLFLCLSSIIVVLILFVDYKVYDSFAYIFYGFMILVLLATIFLGSDIKGSRSWIKLGAFSLQPAEFSKTVTALALAKFLSSQTVNLKKFKDLWKAAAIILVPPIIIILQKETGSALTFAIFMVVLYREGLPSIFPALFLGFVTILVLSLFYSKWYIMGGLILLGVLFWFLVFSKRDRSRQNLYNLLGLYLLFSTFTLGLDFFLTKVLQPHQQRRIEALVNPDADPLGAGWNVNQSKLAIGSGGFIGKGYLQGTQTKFDFVPEQSTDFIFCTVGEEWGFIGAFVLIALYLGLFARIIHLAEQQRDKFARIYGYCVASIMFFHLLVNIGMTIGLMPVIGIPLPFVSYGGSSLWSFTILLFIFLKLDAHRSFKV, from the coding sequence ATGGCAGGAGAAATCAATATTAAAAATGGGGTTGATTGGATTACGGTAATACTTTACTTGTCCCTAGTAGTGGTAGGTTATTTAAACATTTACGCAGCCGTATTCAATCCAGAAGACCCAATCGCTTTCTTTTCACTACAGCACAATGCAGGTAGACAGCTTCTTTTCTTATGTCTATCTAGCATCATTGTGGTGCTTATACTTTTTGTAGACTATAAGGTTTACGACTCTTTTGCCTATATTTTTTATGGGTTTATGATACTGGTACTTCTAGCTACCATATTTTTAGGTAGTGACATTAAAGGTTCTAGGTCCTGGATAAAATTAGGTGCTTTTTCTCTTCAACCTGCTGAGTTTTCTAAAACAGTTACTGCATTGGCTTTAGCAAAGTTTTTAAGCTCGCAAACGGTCAACTTGAAGAAATTTAAGGATTTATGGAAAGCAGCCGCCATCATATTAGTGCCACCTATCATTATTATACTACAAAAGGAAACAGGCTCAGCTTTAACATTTGCCATATTTATGGTAGTGCTTTATAGAGAAGGTTTGCCTTCTATTTTCCCTGCCCTTTTTTTAGGTTTTGTAACTATACTGGTGCTTTCACTATTTTATTCCAAATGGTACATAATGGGGGGACTAATTCTGCTCGGGGTACTCTTTTGGTTTCTAGTATTTTCAAAAAGAGACCGCTCCAGGCAAAACCTCTATAACCTCTTGGGGCTTTATCTCTTATTTTCCACCTTCACTTTAGGACTAGATTTTTTCTTAACTAAAGTACTTCAACCCCATCAGCAAAGAAGAATTGAAGCTTTGGTAAACCCAGATGCCGATCCTTTAGGAGCTGGCTGGAATGTAAACCAGTCAAAACTAGCGATTGGCTCAGGTGGATTTATAGGAAAAGGATATTTGCAGGGCACTCAAACCAAGTTTGACTTTGTTCCAGAACAATCCACTGACTTTATATTCTGTACGGTGGGTGAAGAATGGGGCTTTATTGGAGCTTTCGTTCTAATAGCACTATATCTGGGCCTTTTCGCCAGAATTATTCACTTAGCAGAACAGCAGCGGGATAAGTTCGCCCGGATTTATGGCTACTGCGTGGCTTCTATTATGTTTTTTCACCTTCTGGTGAATATAGGAATGACCATTGGTCTTATGCCCGTAATTGGTATACCACTCCCTTTTGTTAGCTATGGAGGTTCGTCTTTATGGTCGTTTACCATTCTCCTATTTATATTCCTAAAGCTAGACGCTCACAGAAGTTTCAAAGTTTAA
- a CDS encoding nucleoside permease, whose translation MKLKIKLQLSSMMFLQFFIWGVWYVTMGTYLIKIGFDGLNIGAAYSTINWGAIISPFVIGMIADRFFSAERVLGIMHLTGGVILYILIQITDPATFFWTLLVYALLYMPTLALVNTICFNQMTDTKNEFPRIRVLGTLGWITSGLLIGWMKIEDSSMVFQIGAAASILLGIYSFFLPSTPPQSKGQSPTIRDILGLDALALLKDRNFAVFIVCSLLISIPLAFYYSFTNPFLNEVGMENAAGKMTLGQGSEFLFLLLMPFFFSRLGVKKMLLIAMLAWITRYLFFAYGNNEELVPLLYMGIILHGICYDFFFVTGQIYVDQAAPKKIKASAQGFITLITYGLGMLIGSWAAGWFVKQYTLANGNHLWQSIWLIPAGMALIATLLFLTLFSEKKKVSVEN comes from the coding sequence ATGAAACTTAAAATCAAGTTGCAACTGTCTAGTATGATGTTCCTCCAGTTTTTCATCTGGGGTGTTTGGTACGTTACCATGGGTACTTACCTAATAAAAATTGGCTTTGACGGCTTAAATATAGGTGCTGCTTATAGTACTATTAATTGGGGTGCTATTATTTCACCATTTGTAATAGGCATGATAGCAGACCGTTTTTTCTCCGCCGAGCGTGTTCTAGGAATCATGCACCTTACAGGTGGCGTCATTTTATACATTTTAATTCAAATAACAGACCCTGCTACTTTCTTCTGGACACTCTTAGTGTACGCTTTGCTTTACATGCCAACGTTGGCCTTAGTTAACACCATTTGCTTTAATCAAATGACTGATACCAAAAACGAGTTTCCTCGGATTAGAGTATTAGGCACTTTAGGATGGATAACTTCGGGACTACTCATAGGCTGGATGAAGATTGAAGACTCTAGCATGGTTTTTCAGATAGGAGCTGCCGCATCTATTTTACTTGGCATTTACAGTTTCTTCTTACCGAGCACTCCTCCTCAAAGCAAAGGCCAAAGCCCGACCATAAGAGACATTTTAGGCTTAGATGCCTTAGCCCTTCTTAAAGACCGTAATTTTGCTGTTTTCATAGTATGTTCACTTCTTATTTCTATACCGCTAGCGTTTTACTACAGCTTCACCAACCCTTTCTTAAACGAAGTGGGTATGGAAAACGCAGCTGGCAAAATGACCTTAGGTCAGGGCTCTGAATTTCTCTTCCTACTTTTAATGCCTTTCTTTTTTAGTAGATTAGGGGTAAAGAAGATGCTCCTCATAGCCATGCTGGCATGGATAACAAGATACCTTTTCTTTGCCTATGGCAATAATGAAGAGTTAGTACCACTGCTTTACATGGGAATAATCTTACACGGCATATGTTACGACTTCTTTTTTGTTACGGGTCAAATTTATGTAGACCAAGCAGCACCTAAAAAAATCAAGGCATCGGCTCAAGGTTTTATAACCCTTATCACCTACGGCTTAGGAATGCTAATTGGAAGTTGGGCTGCAGGATGGTTTGTAAAGCAATACACCTTAGCAAACGGTAATCACTTATGGC
- a CDS encoding penicillin-binding transpeptidase domain-containing protein: protein MYDGRKNVILFFFFSIGAIFLIRLFYLQVIDPKYRSIEATNAIKRHVEVPLRGQIYDRNHKLLVKNEEVYNMYVTPRKVKNLDTLKFCKVLNIDRNYFDSTMALATAYSKNRASLFKKQLSKTEFAQVADAMVNFKGFHFEQSFFRTYPGHTLANALGYIGEVPRKFYEEQETRYYRKGDYIGLSGIEKEYEEELRGERGVAFTLMNVKGEDKGRYEGGAYDTTAVVGRDLYSSIDMELQQLADSLFQNKVGSIVAIEPSTGEILVMGSYPTYDPNLLSGKAFSDNYMNLIRDPDKPTFNRAISSFYRPGSTFKLVQAVVGLQQGVITTQTSFIGAYSPMGCHGHGLHHMANLNNAVQFSCNPYFYNVFKRLIENTNEKSPYIGAREGLTNWRNMVGKFGFGTHLGIDIPGERSQLLPGLPLYDKYYGENRWKFSNIYSLAIGEGEIGLDVLKLANMTAVFANKGYWITPHLIRGVGADKKGMRPERLEVHQTGIAPEHFASIYNGMEEVVRAGTARQAYMKEIPILGKTGTSQNKKGRDHAIFIAFAPRDNPQIAIAAVVENAGYGGSSAGPISSLIIEKYLTGKIERRALAERMKNTSYTTVAASAVAK, encoded by the coding sequence ATGTATGATGGCAGAAAAAATGTAATTCTTTTCTTCTTTTTTAGCATTGGTGCCATTTTCCTTATTAGACTATTTTATCTTCAAGTAATTGATCCTAAATACCGTTCTATTGAGGCCACCAATGCTATCAAAAGACACGTTGAAGTTCCTCTAAGAGGACAAATTTATGACCGCAACCATAAGTTGTTGGTCAAAAATGAGGAAGTGTACAATATGTACGTTACCCCAAGAAAGGTCAAAAACTTAGATACTTTAAAATTTTGCAAGGTTTTAAATATTGACAGGAACTACTTTGATAGTACCATGGCTTTGGCTACTGCCTACTCCAAAAATAGAGCCTCACTTTTCAAAAAACAATTAAGCAAAACTGAATTTGCCCAGGTAGCTGATGCCATGGTTAATTTTAAAGGCTTCCATTTTGAGCAATCTTTCTTTAGGACCTATCCTGGACATACGCTTGCCAATGCCTTAGGTTATATTGGAGAAGTTCCACGGAAGTTTTACGAAGAACAAGAAACTAGATACTACAGAAAAGGGGATTATATAGGACTTTCTGGAATTGAAAAAGAATACGAAGAAGAACTTCGTGGCGAACGTGGCGTTGCTTTTACCTTGATGAATGTAAAAGGGGAAGACAAAGGCCGCTATGAGGGAGGTGCATATGATACCACTGCAGTGGTAGGAAGAGACCTTTACTCTTCCATTGACATGGAACTGCAGCAACTAGCCGATAGCCTTTTCCAAAACAAAGTAGGTTCTATAGTGGCTATTGAACCTAGCACTGGGGAAATTTTAGTCATGGGTTCTTACCCCACTTATGACCCAAACTTACTTTCTGGAAAAGCCTTCTCTGATAACTACATGAACCTTATCAGAGACCCAGATAAGCCAACTTTCAACAGAGCTATTTCTTCATTTTATAGACCTGGCTCTACTTTTAAACTTGTTCAAGCTGTGGTTGGCTTGCAACAAGGGGTAATTACTACGCAAACCTCATTTATTGGAGCATATTCACCAATGGGCTGTCATGGTCATGGATTGCACCATATGGCTAACCTTAACAATGCTGTTCAATTTTCATGTAATCCATATTTTTACAATGTATTCAAAAGGTTAATTGAAAATACTAATGAAAAAAGCCCGTACATAGGAGCTAGGGAAGGCTTGACCAACTGGAGAAATATGGTTGGAAAATTTGGTTTTGGAACCCATTTAGGTATTGACATCCCTGGAGAAAGAAGTCAACTTCTGCCTGGATTACCTTTATATGACAAATATTACGGCGAAAACAGATGGAAGTTTTCCAACATTTACTCATTGGCAATTGGAGAAGGAGAGATTGGTCTTGATGTTTTAAAACTGGCAAACATGACAGCCGTATTTGCCAATAAGGGCTACTGGATCACACCTCACCTTATTAGAGGAGTGGGAGCTGATAAAAAAGGCATGAGGCCGGAGCGTTTGGAAGTACACCAAACAGGTATTGCCCCAGAACATTTCGCATCTATCTATAACGGTATGGAAGAAGTTGTAAGAGCTGGTACTGCTCGTCAAGCTTATATGAAAGAAATTCCTATTTTAGGAAAAACAGGAACCTCACAAAATAAAAAAGGAAGAGACCACGCTATTTTCATTGCTTTTGCTCCAAGAGATAACCCTCAAATAGCAATAGCCGCAGTAGTAGAAAATGCAGGGTATGGAGGTTCATCTGCCGGTCCTATATCTTCTCTTATTATTGAAAAGTACTTGACAGGAAAAATAGAAAGAAGAGCCCTAGCAGAAAGAATGAAAAATACAAGTTACACCACCGTGGCAGCCTCTGCCGTAGCAAAATAG
- the aat gene encoding leucyl/phenylalanyl-tRNA--protein transferase, translated as MPLQVEELIYAYLNGFFPMADATGEISWYAPDPRAIIPLENYKPSKSLRPVLNKKLFDIRINKDFRGVMEYCAKPRFPEDETWISNEIIDVYCQLHSNGFAHSVEAYEGDKLVGGLYGVSIGGVFFGESMFHLVSNASKVAFHYLIEILRHRGFILLDTQFINDNVLRYGAIEIPKVAYEASLKEAIAMKLTFVPSLGALKLAEVMA; from the coding sequence ATGCCCCTACAGGTAGAGGAATTAATTTATGCATATTTAAATGGTTTTTTTCCAATGGCAGATGCCACAGGAGAGATCTCTTGGTATGCTCCAGACCCAAGAGCTATTATTCCGCTAGAAAACTATAAGCCATCTAAATCCTTAAGACCTGTATTAAATAAGAAGCTGTTTGATATCCGAATCAATAAGGACTTTAGAGGTGTAATGGAGTATTGTGCCAAGCCAAGGTTTCCTGAAGATGAAACATGGATTTCAAATGAAATTATTGACGTTTATTGTCAATTACATTCAAATGGCTTTGCACACTCGGTAGAAGCTTATGAAGGTGATAAATTAGTAGGCGGTTTGTATGGTGTTTCTATAGGAGGCGTGTTTTTTGGAGAATCCATGTTTCATTTGGTTTCCAATGCTTCCAAAGTGGCCTTTCATTATCTCATTGAAATTCTAAGGCATAGAGGCTTTATTCTTTTAGATACACAGTTTATCAATGATAACGTACTGCGGTATGGTGCCATTGAAATACCTAAGGTGGCATACGAAGCTTCACTTAAAGAAGCTATTGCCATGAAGCTGACTTTTGTGCCCTCATTAGGAGCCTTAAAACTTGCGGAGGTAATGGCTTAG
- the pth gene encoding aminoacyl-tRNA hydrolase, with the protein MKYLIVGLGNIGPKYAFTRHNVGFMALDRLAAEEGLNFSMEKLAYHTEWKFKGRKVHLIKPTTFMNLSGKALQYWMNTQKIPKENVLVLVDDLALPIGKLRLKPKGSSAGHNGLKDIERVLQDSEYARLKIGIGNNYPKGRQVDYVLGEFPEDDMILMMNKFDKVKEMISSFCFVGVNKTMNSFNE; encoded by the coding sequence ATGAAATACCTTATAGTAGGACTTGGTAACATTGGACCTAAATATGCCTTCACTAGACATAATGTTGGCTTTATGGCTTTAGATAGATTAGCAGCAGAAGAAGGTCTAAACTTCAGTATGGAAAAACTAGCTTATCATACCGAATGGAAATTTAAAGGCCGAAAAGTCCACCTTATCAAACCTACAACTTTCATGAACCTATCCGGCAAGGCCTTACAATACTGGATGAACACACAGAAAATCCCAAAAGAGAATGTACTTGTACTAGTAGACGATTTAGCCCTACCTATTGGCAAACTACGCCTAAAACCTAAAGGCTCTTCTGCAGGTCATAACGGACTGAAGGATATTGAAAGGGTGCTACAAGATTCGGAATATGCTAGATTAAAAATCGGAATAGGAAACAATTACCCTAAAGGTAGACAGGTGGACTATGTCTTAGGAGAGTTCCCTGAGGATGATATGATACTTATGATGAATAAATTTGACAAAGTCAAAGAAATGATTTCAAGCTTTTGTTTCGTAGGTGTAAACAAAACTATGAACTCGTTCAATGAATAA